The genomic interval TACTACGCCTCACATTTGGTTTTTCTTCCCCTGTATATCGTCCTTTATAAGAGATCCAAATTATGTCACCAGTGGACAAGAGCCAATCTACCTTACCAAGAGAGATTTTTCTTCCCAATCTTTTTAATGAAAATTCAGTTTTTTTACTCAGATTTGTTTTCTAAACTCTTCGTTCTAATAACCAAGCATCTTCAGTATGTTGGAAAAGTGATTTACAACTCGGTCACTtaatcagtaaaaaaaaaaaatcttagtccACATTTATAGTATCAAGTGGCAGTTCATTGATGAGCTCGTCCTGTTCAATTTCTCAGAGCAGAAGCAGCAGCTTCATGTGGCGTTTCACACTTTCACTGCATGTGCTAGCGTACAAAGACATGCGCTTCAATTAAGACCTGCACCCTATCGGATTGAACTCAGAAAAGCTGGTCCCTCTTTCTTCTTTACCAAGAACATGTTCAGTTTTGGATCATTGCCTTCGATGCAGTCTCGTCGTCTTCTTGTGTTGAACAGTAGAAAGGATtcattctataaaaaaaaatcgtGTCTCCAGTTTCCCTTCAGAACCGCAGCAGGTgacttttcttttacttgattTTTCAGAAACGCTTCCGGTTGTTGAGAATGAGGTAAATGAGCAACTGCTAGTTTATTGACCCATTAAATCTGTCAGAAATCTCCTGCTAGATTTGGCTGACATCACCTTGTCCTCTCCCTTCCTAATGCATTCACTTCTACGACTGTGGCCCTGAAAGCAGCTCTTCTCCAACCTCCCTCCTCTCCCCACCAAGTTTTTTCATTTAAGCAAAAAAAAGGTTGAGCCAAAAAAAACAGCTATAATTGCAGAGAGAAGAACAGCAGCTGAGGGTGTAGAAGGACATGGAGACCAGGGAGGGAAAGCAGGGAGAAAAGGTGGGACCCAAAAGCCTGCACAAAGAGGTAATGCATTGCCCTTCTTCCTCCCCCCACCTCCTCCCCACCTTGTTGTTTTCCTCCCTGTGTGACTCCTCTCTggctctctcctctccttttatttCCATTTTTTAGTGTCAATTGCATGGCATTGATTGAGAACCCATGCCATATGTACCTTCTCTGCAAAAGCGTATGGGACCTGACTTTTTAAAGCTGCTCCTCCACTTTCTGAACCAGGGaaatcaagaaaaagaaaaaacaatctCTATTTTGTCTTTTTCATAATAGATTTTATCAGCTAATGAATCAGGCACCTGTTTCCGCCAAGTGGGTTTTGGTTTGGCTCTGGCGAGTGTAAAAGGAAAGGCGAACCAATTTAACAGATTAGCCATGAGGTTTCTTTTTACTGTGTGAGTATGAACAGGAGGAATGATTGGTCTTCTATTTCAACTTTGAAGAATGCCATCATCTCAATCATAGCAACGGTGAGCGCCATGATAAAATTGGAAATATAATACACGTATATCTTCGTCTGACTTCGTATAGTAACTAATTTTTTTCTCCCTTTGCTGTTATTGGAGATTTCCAAGGATGTTGATCAACCATGGGCCATAAATATATGGTTTTACTATATGTATCACGTGTTTGCCTTTTGGATTTGTTCTGAGAATTTAGGAAAACTGCCCAATTCTGTGTTACAAATGAGAGCGAATCCCACTTAATGGAGGAAGGCCATAATTCTTCTTTAGCTCTGGGCCCCTTGTTTTTGGATTTTGTGCTGGGTGAAAACTCAATACTCTGATGACTCAAACAACAAGGACCTTCTATAAGTGGTCTTCAAGAGCACGGATACCTGATGAACTCTGTACTCCATTGTTTTCTTGCTTGTTCTTGAGCATCTGTTGTAGGCATTCTATAAGGAAATGCGCCACTTCCCTTTTTTGGCCGAGTGGAGATTTCTTCTCCATTAAGAAAAGTAAAATGAATTGATGGATGTATCGAACATGATTTTGATCTGAGCTTCGATGTTCTCCCCTTATAGCTCTATATCCAGAGAGGGAACATCATTGTCCGAGCAACGATGAACAGTCAAGAGAGGTTGGTTTCTTTAGATGGTTTAAATGCTCTTCTGCCTCGTGAAGTTTTTGTTTTCCTCTTCGATTTTGTGAAAAATCTTGTGCGAGCTTTCGTTATTGCTTTGCAGAAGGAATACCTAGGTTAactttatatttattcaatcagtAATGCATTAGCAGGGAATACTTTTTTCTCTCATTTGAATATTATAGATCATTTGACCACTTTATAAAGTCCAAACGCAGAGGATGCTCAACAACATGGTGCATTTGACCTTATTTGTTCTACTGTTTTAGAAGCTTATCTGTTAGGActcttcattttttattttttttacaatttaatGGCTACTGAGGAGCAAAGTTGAGTAGTTCAAGTGAATGTGCAGATCAAGAAATGATAGCATGCAACTAAGCAAGAGGTTGGTATCACCCTATCTAGAAGCTCAATTCGTTTTACAACACAGAGTTGTGGCTTTTTAATCACAACAAAAGCACGAGGAGATGACTGATCCTCTGTTCTTTTATCATCCCAAGTTATAGTCACTTGATAATAATTACCTACTGATTTGCAGTGTTAACAATTGTCTTCAGCATTCATGGCAAACAGATTTGAGGATTCAGTTTTCTCACATTGTGTGTAGTAATAGATCCTCATTTTTGTTCATTTTAGTTATCCTTCAATGTTGAGAATACTTAGATCGCCTTAGTAATTGTCACTCTTGCCTAACACTGAAGCTTTTCATTTCAGATCAATACTTTGTTGGACGATCATTAGCCTTCAAGTGCCTGATTTGAAGTTGAAAGTAATGAAGAATCTTTGTATGTATGCTTCATAATATGAGCCATTTTTTCCTTTTATCCAAGCTTCTTACTGTAATTTTCTTTCACTGGCTATAATTTCAGGTTGTTGTGCGCTCACTCGATAATTCAACAAATCAAGTAGACCAACAACAGCACTTCCTGAGAGTGTAATTTCAGCATCTTGGATTGGAATGGAGAATGACATTTTCAGTGGCTCATTTTTCAACTTTAACCATAATAATAtgattctcgatccaacatttggCTCTTTTCTCCAGTCAGGCATACCAGGCAACAATATCCACAGGCAAATGTTTGTCAGTAGTCCCTTTGTTTCTACAGCTCAAGAAACAGCAACTGCTGATGCTTACTTGACAAACAACGAAACTAGTTCATTTAGTGAAGCCTTTACTCAGATTGGTAATGATTCATTCAGTCGATCCATGGCCAACGTTGGCCTCCGTGAACATTTTTCAGGAACTTCCCTTTCTGCCACTTCGCTTGCTAATCTTTTATCTTCCTCCACCTGTTTGCCGGAAAATATTATTGCCGAGGATATGATGGTTTCTTCTTCACTTGCAGCATCACCTCACGGTAACTTTGGATCGACAAGTGGTGTGAATCTCCTTGCATCTAAAAATGACAGTGTTGGTTGTTCGTGGAATCATAGTGAATTGGTCGATGATCAAATGCCTTTAGGCAAAACGTTCAGTATAGTTCAACCATCCTATCATGTTAAAAAGAGTCCACAGCCTGGTTGGAACTTCCACGACTCAAATTGGAGTTTCGGCCATGCTTACGACAACCCTGCACTAGCTCCTGGAAGTGAGCTTTCTCTCAGTGTTGGTTCCTGTCAGCCATGTCTCACTGACGCAGGCAACATTGCTGATCAATGCTCTGAAATAAGCTGTTCTGCTGTAACTCAAGTTACATCGGCTGATAGCTCACGCTGTCCGACTGAGTTTCGTGCCTCCAATGATGCCAATCGAATCTCTTTTCATGATTTCTGTTTGGGAGTGGCACACAAGGAGAATGATGCATACACTGAGAAGCCTTCTCGAAATCACTGTTCTTCTCACTTTGTTCAGTTATCCCATATTTTGTCAAGATCCAAATATCTTCATGCAGTGCAAGAAGTTCTTGCTGAAGCTGCCGCATATGCACTATCGGATTATAACAATATGGATGATTCATTGAATCTGATTGATGGCGAGGCAAAAAATTTTTCCTCAAGCTGCTCTAGCACGCCCGAACATCCTATAACTGTTTCTGAACTGCTACTTGCATTCGGGCAAACCGAACCCTTGGACAATGTGGATGCTCAAAAGTGCCAGGAAGCTAATAGAAAGAAAAGTGAGCTGCTAACAATGCTTCAATTGGTAAGTGACAATTTA from Zingiber officinale cultivar Zhangliang chromosome 6B, Zo_v1.1, whole genome shotgun sequence carries:
- the LOC121989376 gene encoding homeobox protein ATH1-like isoform X1, with product MENDIFSGSFFNFNHNNMILDPTFGSFLQSGIPGNNIHRQMFVSSPFVSTAQETATADAYLTNNETSSFSEAFTQIGNDSFSRSMANVGLREHFSGTSLSATSLANLLSSSTCLPENIIAEDMMVSSSLAASPHGNFGSTSGVNLLASKNDSVGCSWNHSELVDDQMPLGKTFSIVQPSYHVKKSPQPGWNFHDSNWSFGHAYDNPALAPGSELSLSVGSCQPCLTDAGNIADQCSEISCSAVTQVTSADSSRCPTEFRASNDANRISFHDFCLGVAHKENDAYTEKPSRNHCSSHFVQLSHILSRSKYLHAVQEVLAEAAAYALSDYNNMDDSLNLIDGEAKNFSSSCSSTPEHPITVSELLLAFGQTEPLDNVDAQKCQEANRKKSELLTMLQLVDHSYKHCSEQLQNVKASFVSLIQSSIADRHARFVLHSVSSLYKSLKRRITSLIILIAQQPVAENLKGKERNLESSLLQKQWALQQLRKSEHQSWRPQRGLPEKSVSVLRAWMFENFLHPYPKDNEKQLLAIKSGLTRSQVSNWFINARVRLWKPMIEDMYVELNKKKTDEALDGERRRFQVS
- the LOC121989376 gene encoding homeobox protein ATH1-like isoform X2, with amino-acid sequence MENDIFSGSFFNFNHNNMILDPTFGSFLQSGIPGNNIHRQMFVSSPFVSTAQETATADAYLTNNETSSFSEAFTQIGNDSFSRSMANVGLREHFSASPHGNFGSTSGVNLLASKNDSVGCSWNHSELVDDQMPLGKTFSIVQPSYHVKKSPQPGWNFHDSNWSFGHAYDNPALAPGSELSLSVGSCQPCLTDAGNIADQCSEISCSAVTQVTSADSSRCPTEFRASNDANRISFHDFCLGVAHKENDAYTEKPSRNHCSSHFVQLSHILSRSKYLHAVQEVLAEAAAYALSDYNNMDDSLNLIDGEAKNFSSSCSSTPEHPITVSELLLAFGQTEPLDNVDAQKCQEANRKKSELLTMLQLVDHSYKHCSEQLQNVKASFVSLIQSSIADRHARFVLHSVSSLYKSLKRRITSLIILIAQQPVAENLKGKERNLESSLLQKQWALQQLRKSEHQSWRPQRGLPEKSVSVLRAWMFENFLHPYPKDNEKQLLAIKSGLTRSQVSNWFINARVRLWKPMIEDMYVELNKKKTDEALDGERRRFQVS
- the LOC121989376 gene encoding homeobox protein ATH1-like isoform X3, producing the protein MENDIFSGSFFNFNHNNMILDPTFGSFLQSGIPGNNIHRQMFVSSPFVSTAQETATADAYLTNNETSSFSEAFTQIASPHGNFGSTSGVNLLASKNDSVGCSWNHSELVDDQMPLGKTFSIVQPSYHVKKSPQPGWNFHDSNWSFGHAYDNPALAPGSELSLSVGSCQPCLTDAGNIADQCSEISCSAVTQVTSADSSRCPTEFRASNDANRISFHDFCLGVAHKENDAYTEKPSRNHCSSHFVQLSHILSRSKYLHAVQEVLAEAAAYALSDYNNMDDSLNLIDGEAKNFSSSCSSTPEHPITVSELLLAFGQTEPLDNVDAQKCQEANRKKSELLTMLQLVDHSYKHCSEQLQNVKASFVSLIQSSIADRHARFVLHSVSSLYKSLKRRITSLIILIAQQPVAENLKGKERNLESSLLQKQWALQQLRKSEHQSWRPQRGLPEKSVSVLRAWMFENFLHPYPKDNEKQLLAIKSGLTRSQVSNWFINARVRLWKPMIEDMYVELNKKKTDEALDGERRRFQVS